CCCGTCGCCGCCTGAAGCGTGAACATCAGGCGCTGACCGAAGTGCGATCGCTGAATGAAGCCGCGCAGATTGCCGGTGCATTCAAAGCGCAAAGCGCCAGCCTGCAGCTGATCAAAGACGCGCAGAACGAGCTGGAGCTCTCTGCGGGCAGCGAAGACAATGACGGCATTAAAGATCGTACCGGCTTTCGCCTTGAGCGCCGCGTTGCCGCCTTCAGCCGTCATGCTGGTCGTGGCAACGGTTTCCTCGCCACCGTCGGTTCCGTGGCGCCATTTATCGGCCTGTTCGGTACCGTATGGGGCATCATGAACAGCTTCATCGGCATCGCCAAAACGCAAACCACTAACCTGGCCGTTGTGGCGCCGGGTATCGCCGAAGCGCTGCTGGCTACCGCCGTCGGCCTGGTTGCGGCGATCCCTGCGGTGGTGATCTACAACGTATTTGCGCGCATGATTGCCAATTACAAAGCGTCGCTGGGCGATGTTGCCGCGCAGGTGCTGCTGTTGCAGAGCCGCGATCTCGATCTGGCTAACAGCGGCGTTGGCCGTCCGACGACCACGCAGAAATTACGCTTAGGATAATTATCATGGGCATGCGATTAAACGACGGTGTCGAAACAGACGGTGAAATGCATGAGATCAACGTCACGCCGTTTATCGACGTGATGCTGGTGCTGCTGATTATCTTCATGGTGGCAGCACCGCTGGCCACGGTTGACGTACGCGTTAATCTGCCAGCCTCCACCAGTTCACCGCAGCCGCGCCCGGAAAAACCGGTTTATCTCTCGATCAAAGCGGATAAGCAGCTCTATATCGGCAATGAAGCGGTGACCGAAGCCAATCTGGTCAACGTGCTCAGCGCTCAGACGCAGGGCAACAAAGAGACCACCATTTTCTTCCAGGCGGATAAGAGCGTTGATTATGAAACGCTGATGGGCGTGATGGACGCCTTACGTCAGGCGGGCTATCTCAAGATTGGTCTGATGGGCATGGAAAGCGTCGCGAAAAAATAACCGATGCCCGTCCCGCTCAGCTGCGCAAGGCGGCGAGCGGGCGGGCGTTTATTTAACGACGTAACGCAATCGCTTCAATTTCAATTTTCACATCTTTTGGCAGCCGCGCCACTTCCACACAGGAACGGGCCGGAAAACTCGCCTGATGCTCGCTGAAAAACGCTTCATAGGTAGCGTTCACCGTAGCAAAATCGTTGAGATCCTTAACGAATACGGTGGTTTTCACGATGTCACCCACCTTCAGTCCGGCTGCTTCCACAATCGCCTGCACGTTCTCCAGCGACTGACGCGTTTGCGCAGCGATATCACTGGCCACGTTGCCGGTTTTTGGGTCGACCGGAATCTGGCCGGAGGTGATGATCATGCTGCCTAAATCCACGCCCTGTACATAAGGCCCGATGGCGGCTGGTGCGTTGTCGGTACTGATTTCACGAGACATATTTTCTCCTTGAAGACGTTGACGCAACGGCATCCGTTACGCGCTGACATAGCGGCACCATTATAAGTGCCGCCTCAGGGTTTACCAGTTTGCCAGCACCACATGATGGGCAAACTCTTTCTCGCAGTATTTGCACTTCAGCTGCACCGCATCCTGGCGTTTACGCACCGCAAAGCTCGAGCAGACTGGCTCGTTGCGGCTGATGCAGTTGCTGTTAGGGCAGGTCAGCACCCGCTCAATGCGATCCGGCAGCGTGGGCGAGATTTTGCCGACCACTTCATATTCGTCGATGCGGTTGACGGTGGCGTGCGGCGCGTAGACGGCCAGCTGGTTGATCTGATCGTCGGTGAGAAAGGTGTTTTCAATTTTGATCAGATCTTTGCGGCCCATCTCGCCGGAAGGCAGATTCAAGCCGATGGTGATGCGTTGGTCCGTTTCGGTCAGGCGAAACAGGCTCAGCAGCTTAAAGCCAATCTGTGCGGGAATGTGGTCAATCACCGTGCCGCGTTTAATCGCTTCAACCTGTAGTTTATTATCCTGTGTCATCGGGTTTTCTCCTTACAGATCCAGTTCGCTGTTCATCACCAGCGCCAGCAATGCCTGGCGTGCGTAGATACCGTTGCCCGCCTGCTGGAAATACCAGGCGTAAGGCGTCTTATCCACATCGGTGGTGATCTCATCAATGCGCGGCAGCGGATGCAGCACCTTCATATTGTCACCGGCGCCGGCCAGGTCGGCAGCGCGCAGGATGAACTGCGCTTTAACGTTGGCGTATTCCGAAGGGTCAAGACGCTCTTTTTGCACGCGGGTCATATAGAGAATGTCGAGCTGCGGGATCACCTCTTCAATGCTGTCGTGGCGGCTCCAGACAATGCCTTGTTCATCCAGCATATCGGTGATGTAACCCGGCATCGCCAGCGCATCCGGCGCGATAAAGTAGAAGCGATTGCCGTCGAATTTGGCCAGGGCCTGCGTCAGTGAATGCACGGTGCGGCCATATTTCAGATCGCCTACCATCGCCACGCTGAGGTTGCTGAGGCGGCTCTGCGTCTCCTGAATGGTGAACAGGTCGAGCAGCGTTTGCGTCGGATGCTGATTAGCCCCGTCACCGGCATTGAGGATCGGAATGCCGCCGGAGAACTCAGTGGCCAGACGGGCGGCGCCTTCCTGCGGATGACGCATCACGATGGCATCCACATAAGTGCTGATCACCGAAATGGTATCGGCAAGGGTTTCCCCTTTCTTGCCCAGCGACGTATTGCTGCCGTCGGCAAAGCCCACGACCGACGCGCCAAGGCGATGCATCGCCGTTTCAAACGACAGGCGCGTACGCGTCGACGCCTCAAAGAAGCAGCTGGCGATCACCTGATGCTTCAGCAGTTCAGGCTGTGGATGGGCTTTCAGCATGGCGGCGGTATGCAGCACCAGCTCAAGTTCCTGTCGGTTCAAATCGTTAATGGAAATGATGTGCTTGCGATATAGCGGATTGGCCATCTGTCATTCTCCTCTGCGCGTGCCGGATAATGGACAAAAAAAAGCCCCTGCAATGAGGGGCTTTCTTAAGATCGAAAATAGAATGGAAGGCGCGCCTGCAATCAGGCGTGATTGAGCGATGATAAAAGCGTGACGCTGAGTCATACATCCTCCCGGCAAAGTGTCGGGCATTATACGGAAACTGTGCCGGGCAGCAAGTGAAAAACGGCAGCGCGTAATCGTTTGCCCGCCTTGTTCAGGGCGCTTTGCTCAGGGTCGCTACCATGACCGCCTTAATGGTATGCAGACGGTTCTCAGCCTGATCAAAAACGATGCTGTGCGGCGATTCAAACACCTCGTTGGTCACTTCCATGCCGCCGTGCAGCCCATACTCTTCTGCCATCTGCTGGCCGAGCGTGGTTTGGTCATCATGAAAAGCGGGCAGGCAGTGCAGAAACTTTACCTCGGGATTGCCGGTCAGTTCCAGCATGGCGCGGTTGACCTGATAATCACGCAGTAGCGCGATGCGCTCGGCCCACACCGCCTTGGGTTCGCCCATGGAAACCCAGACGTCGGTATAGATAAAATCCGCGCCCTGTACGCCTTCAGCGATCGCTTCGGTCAGGGTGATTTTACCGCCGGTCTGCTGAGCCGCTTCGCGGCAGCTTTCCACCAGTGCCTCATCGGGCCAGCACGCTTTTGGTGCCACCAGCCGCAGATCGAGGCCAACCAGCGCCGCGGCTTCGAGCATGCTGTTGCCCATGTTATTGCGCGCATCGCCAACGTAGACAAAAGTCATCTCATTCAGCTTTTTCGTCGGCAGATGCTCCTGCATGGTCAGCAGATCGGCCAGCAATTGCGTAGGATGAAACTCATTGGTCAGCCCATTCCACACCGGCACACCGGCATGCTGTGCCAGCGTCTCGACAATCTGCTGGCCATGGCCGCGATACTGAATGCCGTCATAGATACGGCCTAACACGCGTGCGGTATCTTTGATCGACTCTTTATGGCCTATCTGGCTGCCGCTCGGACCCAAATAAGTGACATTGGCGCCCTGATCGTAAGCGGCAACTTCGAAAGAGCACCGGGTGCGGGTCGAGTCTTTTTCGAAGATGAGCGCAATGTTTTTTCCGGTCAGCCGCGGTGTTTCATTGCCCTTTTTTTTCGCGCTTTTTAATTCAGCCGCCAGCGTCAGCATGCTGTCTATTTCCGCCGGGGTGAAATCCAGTAAACGCAGGAAAGAACGGTGATAAAGCGAGGTCATGTGGTGCTCCATAAGGCGATGCAAAATGAATTAAAATTCAATTTAACCGTCTGAATATGCATTTTCAACCCTGAGGTAAAGAAACTTTCGCTTTTGTGTAGTGGCGCGTCGGCGTGTGTGGGAAAATAATCAAGACTCTGCCAATTAATGGGGAATAAATCATGGCATATGAAGAATTACTGGAAGAACAGCGCGAAGAGACGCGGCTGATCATTGAAGAGCTGCTGGACGATGGAAGCGATCCGGAAGCGCTCTACACCATTGAGCATCATCTCTCCTGCAACAACTTCGACTCGCTGGAAAAAGTGGCGGTAGACGCGTTCAAGCTGGGCTATGAAGTCAGCGAGCCGGAAGAGCTGGAGCTGGAAGATGGCAGCAAGGTGATGTGCGTGGATATTCTGAGTGAAGGTGCGCTGAATGCGGATCTGATCGACGTGCAGGTTGAGCAGCTGGTGAATCTGGCAGGCAAGTACAATGTCGATTACGACGGCTGGGGCACCTATTTTGAAGATCCTGACGCCGAAGATGAAGACGAAGAAGGCGACATGATCGACGATGACGATACCGGTATTCGTCACTGATTCTTCTGTATTAACCCGGCTTGCTGGCCGGGTTTCCTTTCGCTGATAACGCCAGAAAAACATGAACTACGCTGCACTGCTCGAACCCGTCCACCATTTTTTGACCTGCCGCACCTCTCAGGCGTGGATTGATGAGGCCCGCAAGCCGGAAAATCTGACGCTGCTGCTCACCGATCATATGGTATGCGAACTCAAGGCGGCGCAAACCGCGGCCTGGCTGATTCGTAAATACGTTGCCGACCAGCCCAGCGGCGATCTGATCCTCGCGTGGCTCAAGCCGTATGAAAACTTCATTTTTCGCGAACATCACGACACCGACTTTCTCAACGCCCATCGCGGCCTGACGCGCAGCATTATCGTGCGTAACGAACTGCCGTGGGCTGACGATCTGGTTGAAAAGATGGTGCTGCTGATCAAAGAGGAGCTGCACCATTTTTATCAGGTGTGGGAGATCATGCAGGCGCGCGGCATCGTCTATAAAAAAATCACCGCCAGCCGCTATGCCAAAGGGCTGCTGCGCGAAGTCACCACTCACGAACCGGATACGCTGGTGGATAAGCTGATCTGCGGCGCCTACATTGAAGCGCGCTCCTGCGAACGTTTTGCCAGCCTGGCGCCGTTTCTGGATGAGGAGCTGCAGAAGTTTTACCTGTCGCTGCTGCGCTCCGAGGCGCGTCACTATCAGGATTATCTTGCGCTGGCCGCGCAGATTTCACCGGTGGACATCGCGCCGCGAGTAAAAGCCATCGGCGAGGCAGAAGGGCGGCTGATCGCCGAGCCCGACAGCGAATTACGGTTTCATAGTGGGATGCCGGCGGGGCGAGAGTAGCCTTGGCAGGCGGCTGTTAAGGTCAAAATCTTTTAGGTCAACGTCAACGTCAAAAGCCGTTTCGTACAGGCTAAAGCCTGCCCGAGCAGGGCCGGCTTTAGCCCCGGCCCTGCACCCGCGCTATCCGGCAAACACAACCGCCCGCTGCGCGGGTGCCCTCAGCAAAAGCCTTTTCCTGACGGACCCGGCGCGATTCGCTCCTGCTCAGCGCGCCCTCTCGCCGCATCCCTGCGGCTCGTCCTGGAAAACGCTTTTCCCTCGGCGGCGGTGATGCCTCTAAAGGTCGAAACCCAGGTCAAGGTCAAAGGCGATTTCGTTCTGCCTGAAGGCAGCCCGAGCAGGGCCGGCAGTCGCCCCGGCCCTGCTCCCGCGCTATCCGGCAAACACAACCGCCCGCTGCGCGGGTGCCCTCAGCAAAAGCCTTTTCCTGACGGACCCGGCGCGATTCGCTCCTGCTCAACGCGCCTTCTCACCGCATCCCTGCGGCTCATTCTGGAAAACGCTTTCGCCTCGGCGTTTGTGATGCCTCCTCAAGGTCAAAACCCAAGTCAAAACCGAAAAGATAAAAGATGAAATCCTAAATAAAACTTCAAATTCTAAATAAAACCCAAAACCCAAAACCCAAAACCCAAAACCCAAAACCCAAAACCCAAAGCCTGAATTCCAACAAAGTGAAAATCGAAGTGCCTTTGCCTTTGCCTTTGCCTTTGCCTTTGCCTTAGATTTTTGGGTTTTGACGTGGGTTTTGACGTGGGTTTTGACGTGGGTTTTGACGTGGGTTTTGACGTGGGTTTTGACGTGGGTTTTGACGTGGGTTTTGACGTGGGTTTTGACGTGGGTTTTGACGTGGGTTTTGACGTGGGTTTTGACGTGGGTTTTGACTTGGGTTTTGACTTGGGTTTTGACCTTGAGGAGGCATCACCACCGCTGAGGAGATGAACATTTTAGGATGGCCCGCCATGGATGGCGGGACAAGGGAGCGCTGAGCAGGAGCGAATCGCGAACGGTCCGTGAAGAAATGTGAATCGACGAAGGTACCCGCCTGCGGCGGGCGGTTGTGTTTGCCGGATAGCCGGGGTGCAGGGGCGGGGCGCATGCCGCCCCTGCTCGGGCGGCCCGAAGGGCAGAACGAAATGGCCGTTGACCTGGCCCTTTAAGCGGACTGCCTTCAGGCAGAACGAAACGGCCGTTGACCTGGACGTTGACCTGGCCTTTAAGAAGCCCGCCTGCGCCAGGGCAAGCCAGGGCAAGCCACCCCTCACAATGCCTTCAGCATCCTCACTTCACAATCAACATGCCCGGTGCAGCCCAGCGGCTCCGTAATATGCTCAAAGCCCAGCTGCTCGTACAGGGCAATCGCGCGCGTCAGGCTGGCGGTGGTTTCGAGGTAACAGCGGCGGAAACCGCGGTCCCGGGCGAAATCCAGCGCCTGAAGGGCCAGACGGCGTGCGAGCCCAAGACCGCGCAGCTGCGGCAGGAAATACATCTTTTGCAGCTCGCAAATATCGGGTGCGCTGCACAGCAGGGGCGCTATGCCGCCGCCGCCGACAACCTCGCCATCCATCTCCACCACCCAATAGGCGCTGTGGGCTTCGCTGTAAAGCTCAAACAGCCGGTCAAGATTGGGATCGGCGACGGTGTAGCCTTTATCGGCGGTCAGGCCAAATTCAGCGGAAACGGTGCGAATCACCCGGGCAACAGAAGGATTGTCGCTGGCGACCATCGGGCGCAAATGCAGATTGAGAAGGGGTTCAGCTGTCATCGTGCAGGCTCACTGGCAGAAATAAAAAAGGCCGGGTCACATTGCCCGGCCAGTAAAAATTAACGCGTCATGCCGCAAATTACAATGCGGCAATCACCGCCTGCTGCTCGATCATTTTCGCTTTAGCCTGTTCGAACTCAGCCATGCGCTCACGCTCTTTAGCAACCACCGCTTCCGGGGCGCGTGACACAAATCCTTCGTTCGCCAGCTTGGCTTCGATTTTACCAATCTCTACCTCAAGCTTGCTGACCTCTTTCGCCAGGCGATCCAGCTCGGCGGCTTTATCCACCAGGCCGGCCATCGGAATCAGCAGCTCAGCGCCGTCGATGATTTTGGTCACCGACACCGGGCCTTTGTCATCCGCTGGCAGCAGCGTCAGGCTGTCGAGTCGCGCCAGCTTCTGCAGGAAACTGCGGTTCTCTTCCACGCGACGTTGCGCGTCAGCACTGGCACCGCGCAGCAGCACATCCAGCGGTTTACCCGGTGAAATGTTCATTTCTGCACGGATATTACGTACGGCAACGATCGCCTGCTTCAGCCATTCGGTATCGGCCAGCGCGGCGTTATCAACCTGATCGGCGTGATATTCCGGCATCGGCTGCAGCATGATGGTATCGGCGGTAATGCCTTTGAGCACCTTCACGCGCTGCCAGATGGTCTCGGTGATAAATGGAATGATGGGATGCGCGAGGCGCAGCAAGGCTTCCAGTACCGTTACCAGCGTATGACGCGTGCCGCGCAGTTCAGCGTCGCTGCCGCTGGTCATGACCGGTTTGGTCAGCTCCAGATACCAGTCGCAGAACTGGTTCCAGGTGAACTCATAAAGGATGTTCGCCGCGAGGTCGAAACGGTAGTTATCCAGTGATTCGCGATACGCTTTCACCGTATTGTTGAACTCAGCCAGAATCCAGCGATCGGCCAGCGACAGCACTTTTTCGCCGCCGTTCATGCCGCAATCCTGATCTTCCGTGTTCATCAGCACAAAACGGCTGGCGTTCCACAGCTTGTTACAGAAGTTGCGGTAGCCTTCAAGACGCTTCATATCCCAGTTGATATCGCGGCCGGTAGAAGCCAGCGCCGCCAGCGTGAAGCGCAGAGCGTCGGTGCCGGTTGGCTCAATGCCGTTCGGGAACTGTTTTTCGGTGCGCTTGCGAATTTTATCTGCCAGCTGCGGCTGCATCATGTTGCCGGTGCGTTTTTCCAGCAGCGCCTCCAGCGAAATGCCATCCACCATATCCAGCGGGTCAATCACGTTGCCCTTGGATTTGGACATCTTCTGGCCTTCTTCATCGCGAATCAAACCGGTCATGTAGACGGTTTTGAACGGCACCTGCGGTTTGCCGTCTTCATCTTTGATGAAATGCATGGTCAGCATGATCATGCGTGCAATCCAGAAGAAGATGATGTCGAAGCCGCTGACCAGCACGCTGGTCGGATGGAAGGTGCGCAGCGCCTCGGTGTTTTCTGGCCAGCCCAGCGTGGAGAAAGTCCACAGCCCGGAGGAGAACCAGGTATCCAGCACGTCATCATCCTGACGCAGCGCGATGTCGGCGCCGAGGTTGTTTTCCGCGCGCACTTCCGCTTCGTTACGACCCACAAACACGTTGCCCTGATCGTCATACCAGGCCGGAATGCGGTGGCCCCACCACAGCTGGCGGGAAATACACCAGTCCTGAATATCGCGCATCCAGGAGAAATACATGTTTTCGTACTGCTTCGGCACGAACTGGATGTCGCCGTTTTCCACCGCTTCCACCGCGACTTTCGCCAGCGGCGCAGTGCGCACATACCACTGATCGGTCAGCATCGGTTCAATCACTACGCCGCCGCGATCGCCATAAGGCACGGTTAAATCGTGTGGTTTGACTTCCTGCAGCAGGCCCAGCGCATCCACCGCCGCGACAATCGCTTTACGCGCGGCGAAACGCTCCATCTTCTGGAATTCCGCGGGCAGCGCGTCGGCGTAAACCGTGCTCTCTTCGCCATTGGTATCGCACACCTGCGCGCTTTCGCGGATATCACCGTCCAGCGTCAGAATGTTGATCATCGGCAGCTGATGGCGACGGCCTACTTCGTAGTCGTTGAAATCGTGCGCCGGGGTGATCTTCACGCAGCCGGTGCCTTTTTCCATGTCCGCATGCTCATCGCCCACGATCGGGATGCGGCGGTTGACCAGCGGCAGCATCACCGACTTACCGATCAGATCTTTATAACGCGGATCTTCCGGATTGACCGCCACGCCGGTATCGCCCAGCAGCGTTTCCGGACGAGTAGTCGCGACCACCAGATAATCTTTGCCGTCGGCGGTTTTCGCACCGTCAGCCAGCGGATAGCGGATATGCCACATTGAGCCTTTTGACTCGCGGTTTTCCACTTCGAGGTCAGAAATCGCCGTGCGCAGCTTGGGATCCCAGTTCACAAGGCGCTTGCCACGGTAAATCAGGTTCTCTTTATGCAAACGAACAAACACTTCGTTTACCGCGTGGGACAGCCCGTCGTCCATGGTGAAGCGCTCGCGCTCCCAGTCGACCGAGTTACCCAGACGGCGCATCTGACGGGTAATGGTGCCGCCCGATTCCGCCTTCCACTGCCAGATTTTTTCGATAAAGGCATCACGGCCGTAATCCTGGCGGGTTTTGCCCTCTTCGGCGGCGATTTTACGCTCCACCACCATTTGCGTGGCGATGCCCGCATGGTCGGTGCCCGCCTGCCACAGGGTATTTTTCCCCTGCATGCGCTGATAGCGGATCATCGTGTCCATGATGGTTTGCTGGAAGGCGTGACCCATGTGCAAGCTGCCGGTCACATTCGGCGGCGGGATCATGATGCAGAAGCTTTCCTGGCTGGTATCACCATTGGGTTTAAAGTAGCCCTGCTTTTCCCAGTGCTCGTAAAGCGGCTGTTCGATCTCTTGCGGGTTATATGTCTTTTCCATGTCTGCTATGTCGTTTGCGGCGGGGGTGGCGTCGCCGTATTCAAGTGGAAGCCCACGCTGCGATACGCTTTGTAGCGATCGCGCGCCAGCTGTTTTTGCGATTCTTCGTGAGGAACGAAGTCTATCACTTCATAGAAAGCTGTAGCAAAATCTGCGAAGGTCGGCAGCAGGCTGATCAGCAGGTCGCGCGGCGCGTTGCCGCGGCGCTGCGGCCAGGCCAGCTCAACCGGTGCGCCATATTTTGGCCCTTCGCCTGCCAGGTTATGCGGCACAAAGGCGGTGGAAGGGCGCTGCCAGAGCGCTTCATCCAGACGAATCGCCTGCGCTTCATCTGCACAGGCGATCAGCACACGTTTGCCCGCGCGCCATCGCGCTTCTGCCAGATCGCACACCAGCGTTTCGACGGCGTTCAGGCCATCGATTCCCGTTTCTGTGTCCAGAATGTAGAAGGTCGCGTTTTTCATTAACTACCCGGCTGGCTCATGTTTGACAGAACGGCAGTGCCCTCTGTCGGCAGGAGAAAAAAGTCAGGGCCACACGAGGTTGGCCCTGAGGGTCATTAATCGTCGCCGTTTAATCCGGCGCGGTTTAACAGGAATTGTGACAGCAAGGCGACCGGACGGCCAGTGGCGCCTTTCGCTTTGCCGGAACGCCAGGCGGTGCCAGCGATATCCAGGTGCGCCCAGTTATATTTGCGGGCAAAGCGCGCAAGGAAGCAGGCAGCGGTGATCGCGCCGCCGGGACGGCCGCCAATATTGGCCATGTCGGCAAAGTTTGATTCCAGCTGCTCCTGATACTCATCTGCCATCGGCAAACGCCAGGCGCGATCGCCCGCCTGCTCGGAGGCGCTGATCAGCTCGTGCGCCAGCGGATTGTGGTTGGAGAGCAGCCCGCTGACGTGATGACCCAGCGCAATCACGCAGGCGCCGGTCAGCGTGGCGATATCAATCACCACTTCAGGATCGAAGCGCTCAACGTAGGTCAGCGCATCGCACAACACCAGGCGGCCTTCGGCGTCGGTGTTTAACACCTCAACCGTTTGACCGGACATGGTGGTCAGCACGTCGCCCGGGCGCATTGAACGGCCATCCGGCATGTTTTCACAGCCGACCAGCACGCCAACTACGTTCAGCGGCAGTGCCAGTTCGGCCACCATGCGCATCACGCCATAAACCGATGCCGCGCCGCACATGTCGTACTTCATCTCATCCATGCTGTCGGCGGGCTTGATCGAGATGCCACCAGAGTCAAAGGTCAGGCCTTTACCGACCAGCACGATCGGTCTGGCGTCAGCATCCGGGCTGCCTTTGTATTCCATCACCGACATCAGCGATTCATTCTGTGAGCCTGCGCCCACCGCCAGGTAAGCGTGCATCCCCAGCTCTTTCATCTGCTGCTCGCCAATCACGCGCGTGGTGATGTTTTTGCTGTAGGCATCGGCCAGCTGGCGCGCCTGCGAAGCAAGATAAGCGGGATTACAGATATTTGGCGGCATATTACCAAGGTCTTTCGCCGCCTTCACGCCCGCGGCAACCGCTAAGCCGTGCTGGATAGCGCGTTCGCCGCTGGTCAGTTCACGGCGCGTTGGCACGTTGAACACCAGCTTGCGCAGCGGACGGCGAGGCTCGACTTTATTGCTCTTGAGCTGGTCAAAGTTGTAAAGCGCCTCTTTTGAGGTCTCAACCGCCTGACGCACTTTCCAGTAGGTGTTGCGTCCTTTGACGTGCAGTTCGGTGAGGAAGCAGACCGCTTCCATCGAACCGGTGTCGTTCAGCGTATTGATGGTTTTCTGGATAACCTGCTTATACTGACGTTCATCCAGCTCGCGCTCTTTGCCACAGCCAATCAGCAAAATGCGCTCAGAGAGTATATTGGGCACATGATGCAGCAGCAGCGTCTGACCGACTTTCCCCTCAAGTTCGCCGCGGCGCAGCAGGGCGCTGATATAACCGTCGCTGATTTTATCCAGCTGCTCGGCGATAGGTGACAGACGGCGCGGTTCGAAGACTCCGACAACGATGCAAGCGCTCCGCTGTTTTTCCGGGCTACCGCTTTTTACACTGAACTCCATGCACTCTCCTGAATCTTAAAGACAACGGCGTTTGCTCTCGCTAGAATGTAGCGCTTTCGTAACGCGTTTTAATCGTTGCGTAACGACGTTTAGTAAACGGACGTCAGATTGAGTTTCGGTGACAATTTCTTGTTTTTTGGTCACCCAACACGCTTGTGTCATACAATGTTAGCTATGATGTTGGCCATTGATAAAGCAAAATGGCGCATAAGCGTTGAAACTATCGATTTTCCTGCAAAAAGACAAGTTTTCACAGGCGTACTAAGCGTGATTATCATTAGATATCTGGTTCGGGAAACGCTCAAAAGCCAGCTGGCAATACTCTTCATCCTGTTATTGATCTTCTTTTGTCAGAAGCTCGTCAGGATCTTAGGGGCAGCGGTGGATGGCGACATTCCAACAAATTTAGTTCTGACCTTACTCGGTCTTGGCGTGCCGGAAATGGCACAACTTATCCTGCCACTCAGCCTTTTCTTAGGGATTTTGATGACGCTGGGCCGTTTGTACACCGAAAGTGAAATTACGGTGATGCACGCCTGCGGCCTGGGTAAAGGCGTTCTGGTCAAAGCGGCGATGGTGCTGATGCTGTTCACCTCGGTGGTGGCGGCGATCAACGTTGTCTGGCTTGGACCCTGGTCATCGCGCTATCAAAGTCAGGTGACGCAAAACGCCAAGGCGAACCCCGGCGCTGCGGCGCTGGCGGCAGGGCAGTTCCAGCAGTCCAGCGACGGCAATTCAGTGCTGTTTATCGAAGACGTTAAAGGCAACCAGTTTGGCAACGTCTTCCTGGCGCAGCTACGGCCGAAAGGCAACGCCCGTCCTTCG
The sequence above is drawn from the Duffyella gerundensis genome and encodes:
- a CDS encoding valine--tRNA ligase → MEKTYNPQEIEQPLYEHWEKQGYFKPNGDTSQESFCIMIPPPNVTGSLHMGHAFQQTIMDTMIRYQRMQGKNTLWQAGTDHAGIATQMVVERKIAAEEGKTRQDYGRDAFIEKIWQWKAESGGTITRQMRRLGNSVDWERERFTMDDGLSHAVNEVFVRLHKENLIYRGKRLVNWDPKLRTAISDLEVENRESKGSMWHIRYPLADGAKTADGKDYLVVATTRPETLLGDTGVAVNPEDPRYKDLIGKSVMLPLVNRRIPIVGDEHADMEKGTGCVKITPAHDFNDYEVGRRHQLPMINILTLDGDIRESAQVCDTNGEESTVYADALPAEFQKMERFAARKAIVAAVDALGLLQEVKPHDLTVPYGDRGGVVIEPMLTDQWYVRTAPLAKVAVEAVENGDIQFVPKQYENMYFSWMRDIQDWCISRQLWWGHRIPAWYDDQGNVFVGRNEAEVRAENNLGADIALRQDDDVLDTWFSSGLWTFSTLGWPENTEALRTFHPTSVLVSGFDIIFFWIARMIMLTMHFIKDEDGKPQVPFKTVYMTGLIRDEEGQKMSKSKGNVIDPLDMVDGISLEALLEKRTGNMMQPQLADKIRKRTEKQFPNGIEPTGTDALRFTLAALASTGRDINWDMKRLEGYRNFCNKLWNASRFVLMNTEDQDCGMNGGEKVLSLADRWILAEFNNTVKAYRESLDNYRFDLAANILYEFTWNQFCDWYLELTKPVMTSGSDAELRGTRHTLVTVLEALLRLAHPIIPFITETIWQRVKVLKGITADTIMLQPMPEYHADQVDNAALADTEWLKQAIVAVRNIRAEMNISPGKPLDVLLRGASADAQRRVEENRSFLQKLARLDSLTLLPADDKGPVSVTKIIDGAELLIPMAGLVDKAAELDRLAKEVSKLEVEIGKIEAKLANEGFVSRAPEAVVAKERERMAEFEQAKAKMIEQQAVIAAL
- the pepA gene encoding leucyl aminopeptidase, yielding MEFSVKSGSPEKQRSACIVVGVFEPRRLSPIAEQLDKISDGYISALLRRGELEGKVGQTLLLHHVPNILSERILLIGCGKERELDERQYKQVIQKTINTLNDTGSMEAVCFLTELHVKGRNTYWKVRQAVETSKEALYNFDQLKSNKVEPRRPLRKLVFNVPTRRELTSGERAIQHGLAVAAGVKAAKDLGNMPPNICNPAYLASQARQLADAYSKNITTRVIGEQQMKELGMHAYLAVGAGSQNESLMSVMEYKGSPDADARPIVLVGKGLTFDSGGISIKPADSMDEMKYDMCGAASVYGVMRMVAELALPLNVVGVLVGCENMPDGRSMRPGDVLTTMSGQTVEVLNTDAEGRLVLCDALTYVERFDPEVVIDIATLTGACVIALGHHVSGLLSNHNPLAHELISASEQAGDRAWRLPMADEYQEQLESNFADMANIGGRPGGAITAACFLARFARKYNWAHLDIAGTAWRSGKAKGATGRPVALLSQFLLNRAGLNGDD
- a CDS encoding DNA polymerase III subunit chi — encoded protein: MKNATFYILDTETGIDGLNAVETLVCDLAEARWRAGKRVLIACADEAQAIRLDEALWQRPSTAFVPHNLAGEGPKYGAPVELAWPQRRGNAPRDLLISLLPTFADFATAFYEVIDFVPHEESQKQLARDRYKAYRSVGFHLNTATPPPPQTT
- the lptF gene encoding LPS export ABC transporter permease LptF, with the translated sequence MIIIRYLVRETLKSQLAILFILLLIFFCQKLVRILGAAVDGDIPTNLVLTLLGLGVPEMAQLILPLSLFLGILMTLGRLYTESEITVMHACGLGKGVLVKAAMVLMLFTSVVAAINVVWLGPWSSRYQSQVTQNAKANPGAAALAAGQFQQSSDGNSVLFIEDVKGNQFGNVFLAQLRPKGNARPSVVVADSGHMEQRRDGSQVVTLDKGTRFEGTALLRDFRITDFQNYQAIVGYQQATLDPEDAEQASFSALMASDTLPFRSELHWRLTLVFSVLVMALMVVPLSVVNPRQGRVLSMLPAMFLYLIFFLLQSSLKSSGAKGRIDPALGMWAVNIAYLLLAILLNLWDTVPMRRIRSRFKHGGAV